A single region of the Myripristis murdjan chromosome 3, fMyrMur1.1, whole genome shotgun sequence genome encodes:
- the LOC115354206 gene encoding uncharacterized protein LOC115354206, with protein sequence MDRHFDLWMRSHPGINTTIYDLPGIVAMAWPQAVTPVNVTSGFRCTGIWPFNPDVFDDDDFAPASVTDRPEPSELEGRSSGQSILGSESAAPDSSPSEPSPSTPPGSSAMIHAVSTPAPYGAGAPAEKTVGDSQRGTEPSGSAAVCSSPAEPSLSAFKSAFNPQEVRPFPKAGERKTNKRPKKLSVNAVVTDTPVKQALQDEAERRTQRKQVKRKIATPGPNAPPTKAKRSSKSSKKNFS encoded by the exons ATGGACAGGCACTTTGATCTATGGATGAGGTCCCACCCAGGAATCAACACCACCATCTATGACCTCCCAGGCATCGTGGCCATGGCATGGCCACAGGCGGTGACCCCTGTGAATGTCACCTCAGGGTTTAGATGCACAGGCATCTGGCCCTTCAACCCAGACGtctttgatgatgatgactttgcCCCAGCCTCAGTCACAGACAGGCCAGAGCCCTCTGAACTTGAAGG gagGTCCAGTGGTCAGAGTATCCTGGGGTCAGAGAGTGCTGCTCCTGACTCCTCTCCATCAGAGCCCTCTCCTTCCACTCCTCCTGGCTCCTCTGCCATGATCCATGCTGTGTCTACTCCTGCCCCATACGGAGCAG GTGCCCCAGCAGAGAAGACCGTTGGTGATTCCCAACG TGGAACAGAACCAAGTGGaagtgctgctgtttgctcCTCTCCTGCggagccctctctctctgcattcaAGTCTGCATTCAACCCCCAGGAGGTCCGACCCTTCCCAAAGGCCGGAGAGCGGAAGACCAACAAAAGGCCAAAGAAGCTGTCGGTCAACGCAGTTGTTACAGACACACCTGTCAAACAGGCCCTACAAgatgaggcagagaggagaacaCAAAGAAAGCAGGTCAAGAGAAAGATCGCCACTCCAGGCCCCAATGCGCCACCAACCAAGGCCAAAAGAAGTTCAAAGAGTTCAAAGAAGAATT TCTCCTAA